Proteins encoded in a region of the Paenibacillus pedocola genome:
- a CDS encoding ABC transporter substrate-binding protein produces MLKRFMAVSASLLLAGGLLAGCGGGNNNAANNTAGTNGGDNAAATDSSKPVTINMFTASPEYTDAFNAYIAEYKKVKPNVTINLEIMQADYNTVLKSKIAAGSTPDVFQTTAGGDIDTFAEYSADLTNEPLAAAMTDAVRSNMSSSDGKVLGLPVKGNLFVLMYNKKLLADAGITEVPKTTAELDDAITKLEAKGITPFANAYKEWWVWKHIFQHFVDAAATDAGTDAKSLVAKFIAGDTTFKDHPVLYDNFFNFIDTTVKHGTDKPLERDSNAEVSDFALGKAAFMTGKGAWDEEAIKKITPDFDLGIAGYPVSDKAEQSQIITGADQALRINKDSAVAAETIEFFNWLYTSDYGKSWFSTVAKVIPPIKDAPMPDLQMPKEMEEILKTEKSGDLSVNYSLDTFHQKFGELMQAYIGGSKTKDQAIDEIQKAWIQFGSAE; encoded by the coding sequence ATGTTAAAAAGATTTATGGCTGTATCTGCTAGTCTGCTGCTCGCCGGAGGATTGCTGGCCGGCTGCGGAGGGGGCAACAATAATGCCGCTAATAATACGGCCGGAACAAACGGCGGGGATAACGCTGCTGCTACAGATTCGTCCAAGCCTGTAACGATTAATATGTTTACCGCATCTCCTGAGTACACGGATGCTTTCAATGCTTACATCGCTGAATACAAAAAAGTGAAGCCGAATGTAACCATTAACCTGGAAATTATGCAGGCTGACTATAATACGGTACTGAAATCAAAAATTGCCGCAGGCAGCACACCTGATGTATTCCAGACTACAGCCGGCGGAGATATCGATACTTTTGCTGAATATAGTGCTGATCTGACTAACGAACCGCTTGCAGCAGCAATGACCGATGCAGTCCGCTCCAATATGAGCTCCTCTGACGGTAAAGTGCTGGGTCTGCCGGTTAAAGGCAATCTGTTCGTGCTGATGTACAACAAAAAGCTGCTGGCCGATGCGGGTATCACTGAAGTTCCGAAGACAACGGCTGAACTGGATGATGCAATCACCAAGCTGGAAGCTAAAGGCATCACACCATTCGCCAATGCCTACAAAGAGTGGTGGGTATGGAAGCATATCTTCCAGCACTTCGTGGATGCAGCAGCGACAGATGCCGGAACGGATGCAAAATCACTTGTAGCTAAATTCATTGCCGGAGATACCACCTTCAAGGATCATCCGGTGTTGTACGATAACTTCTTCAACTTCATCGACACAACGGTTAAACACGGAACAGACAAACCTCTGGAACGTGACAGCAACGCCGAAGTCAGCGACTTTGCCCTGGGCAAAGCAGCTTTCATGACCGGTAAAGGCGCATGGGATGAAGAAGCCATCAAGAAAATCACCCCTGACTTCGACCTTGGTATCGCCGGCTACCCTGTCAGCGACAAGGCTGAGCAGTCACAAATCATTACCGGTGCTGACCAGGCGCTGCGCATCAACAAAGATTCCGCAGTAGCTGCTGAAACGATTGAATTCTTCAACTGGCTGTACACCTCCGACTACGGTAAGAGCTGGTTCTCCACTGTAGCCAAAGTAATTCCGCCAATCAAAGATGCGCCAATGCCTGACCTGCAAATGCCTAAGGAAATGGAAGAAATCCTGAAAACAGAGAAATCCGGCGACCTCTCGGTCAACTACTCTCTGGATACCTTCCACCAGAAATTCGGTGAATTGATGCAGGCCTATATCGGCGGCAGCAAAACTAAGGACCAGGCGATCGACGAAATTCAAAAAGCCTGGATCCAATTCGGCTCCGCAGAATAA
- a CDS encoding glycoside hydrolase family 36 protein produces MTSRLIEITENGLYLTIEITKELDVRLLHFGATPLEAGVIAEKNKPGFRLLELQLSGEDRAEYHGRTHRASYPGLRMIYNGHSDTVNALGRKLELTLLDPLTAIKAVQHFQFYQGVQIVRSWTELKNEGKEEIAVEYVSSFALTGVDKEGSADRGDKIEVTLAHSGWQSELQWRTYRLPELGMSHLADRGSKRIAASNTGSWSAAELLPMAVLHNKESGSSLFWQIEHNGSWHWELTDQYDQLTLLVSGPTEHDNHWWLKLAPGGEFTSVPVAAGSVQGGIEAAAAQLTAYRRIIRRPNEDNELLRIIFNDYMNCLWGSPTTEKLLPLIDAAADVGCEYFCIDAGWYAPGEWWDGVGEWEPSRERFPEGIKYVLDYIRSKGMIPGLWLELEVMGINSPKLAETDDSWFFMRHGKRVKDRSRYQLDYRSPKVIEHADGVIARLVEQYGVGYIKMDYNINAGIGTETDADSFGDGLLQHNRAYLAWLDRIFVRYPNLVIENCSSGGMRMDYAMLSRHSIQSTSDQEDYVQYAAIAAGSPLALTPEQSAVWSYPLREGDDEEVIFNMVNALLLRVHQSGHLAGLEPRRRQLVKEALDYYKSIRAHIPQAVPFWPLGLPDSSGQWVSFGLRHGNTRYLAVWRIGGEVSGITLPLPELAGLDAEVSCAYPKQHSSEWSWDKSGGSLTVSIPAGKTARLFEIHA; encoded by the coding sequence ATGACTAGCAGGCTGATTGAGATTACTGAAAACGGACTTTATCTTACGATTGAGATTACGAAGGAACTGGATGTCCGGCTGCTGCATTTCGGGGCGACACCGCTTGAGGCAGGAGTGATCGCGGAAAAGAATAAACCGGGGTTCCGGCTGCTGGAGCTGCAGCTGTCCGGTGAGGACCGCGCCGAATATCACGGCCGGACGCACCGCGCGTCGTATCCCGGACTGCGGATGATCTATAACGGGCACAGTGACACGGTGAATGCGCTGGGGCGCAAGCTGGAGTTAACGCTGCTTGATCCGCTGACTGCAATTAAGGCAGTACAGCATTTTCAGTTCTATCAGGGTGTACAGATCGTGCGTTCCTGGACGGAACTGAAGAATGAGGGAAAGGAAGAGATTGCAGTGGAATATGTCTCTTCCTTTGCCCTTACCGGGGTAGACAAAGAAGGAAGCGCTGACCGGGGGGATAAAATTGAAGTGACGCTGGCGCACAGCGGGTGGCAAAGTGAGCTGCAATGGCGGACCTACCGGCTGCCGGAGCTGGGGATGTCGCATTTGGCCGACCGCGGTTCCAAGCGGATTGCTGCCAGCAACACAGGCTCCTGGTCGGCGGCCGAACTGCTGCCGATGGCTGTGCTTCATAACAAGGAGAGCGGAAGCAGTCTGTTCTGGCAAATCGAGCATAACGGCTCCTGGCACTGGGAACTGACCGACCAGTATGATCAGCTGACGCTGCTGGTCAGCGGACCGACGGAGCATGACAACCACTGGTGGCTGAAGCTTGCACCCGGCGGAGAATTCACTTCGGTACCGGTAGCCGCCGGTTCTGTTCAAGGCGGGATTGAGGCTGCTGCCGCACAGCTGACCGCTTACCGCCGGATCATCCGCAGACCTAATGAAGACAATGAGCTGCTGCGGATTATTTTCAATGACTATATGAACTGTCTGTGGGGAAGTCCGACGACAGAGAAGCTGCTGCCGCTAATCGATGCCGCCGCAGATGTCGGCTGCGAATATTTCTGCATTGATGCCGGCTGGTATGCACCCGGCGAATGGTGGGATGGCGTAGGCGAGTGGGAGCCTTCCCGAGAGCGTTTCCCGGAGGGCATCAAATATGTGCTGGATTACATCCGGAGCAAAGGAATGATCCCCGGCCTGTGGCTGGAGCTGGAAGTCATGGGGATCAACAGTCCGAAGCTGGCGGAAACCGATGACAGCTGGTTCTTCATGCGCCATGGCAAGCGGGTCAAGGACCGCAGCCGTTATCAGCTGGATTACCGCAGTCCGAAGGTGATTGAGCATGCCGACGGGGTAATTGCACGCCTGGTGGAACAGTATGGTGTCGGATACATCAAGATGGATTATAACATCAATGCGGGCATCGGTACGGAAACGGACGCAGACAGCTTCGGCGACGGGCTGCTGCAGCATAACCGGGCGTATCTGGCCTGGCTGGACCGTATTTTTGTACGTTACCCGAACCTCGTGATCGAGAACTGCTCCAGCGGCGGGATGCGCATGGACTATGCAATGCTCAGCCGGCACAGCATCCAGTCCACGAGTGACCAGGAGGACTATGTGCAGTATGCGGCCATTGCCGCCGGTTCACCGCTGGCGCTGACACCGGAGCAATCCGCGGTGTGGTCCTATCCGCTGCGCGAAGGCGATGACGAAGAGGTCATCTTCAATATGGTTAATGCGCTGCTGCTTCGCGTACATCAGAGCGGGCATCTGGCCGGGCTTGAGCCGCGGCGCAGGCAGCTCGTGAAGGAAGCGCTGGATTATTACAAATCCATCCGCGCCCATATTCCGCAGGCTGTGCCGTTCTGGCCGCTGGGCCTGCCCGACAGCAGTGGCCAGTGGGTCAGCTTCGGCCTGCGGCACGGCAATACCCGTTACCTGGCCGTATGGAGGATTGGCGGTGAAGTGAGCGGAATCACCCTTCCGCTTCCCGAGCTGGCAGGGCTGGATGCCGAAGTAAGCTGTGCATACCCTAAGCAGCATAGCTCGGAGTGGAGCTGGGACAAGAGCGGGGGCAGTCTGACAGTGTCCATTCCTGCCGGGAAGACAGCCAGATTATTTGAGATCCATGCAT